From the genome of Hydrogenophaga sp. PBL-H3, one region includes:
- the trbJ gene encoding P-type conjugative transfer protein TrbJ has translation MKKRLIAAAIAAMLCTATAHAQWVVVDPTNLVQNTLTAIRTLEQINNQIQQLQNEAQMLMNQARNLASLPSSVVNQLRANLATTERLIAQARGLAYDVTNLDREFARLYPEQYAATVSGDQMYRDAQERWRNTLNGLQTTMQMQAQVSQNLGEDESVLADLVGKSQSAEGALQAMQAMNQLLALQAKQSIQSQRLQITQDRAASLELARQAAATERAREVRRRFLGDGTPYTPQSVNFYGN, from the coding sequence CGCCATCGCGGCCATGCTTTGCACCGCCACCGCCCATGCGCAATGGGTCGTGGTCGATCCCACGAACCTCGTGCAGAACACGCTGACCGCGATCCGCACGCTGGAGCAGATCAACAACCAAATCCAGCAGCTTCAGAACGAAGCGCAGATGCTGATGAACCAGGCGCGCAACCTCGCCAGCCTGCCGTCCAGCGTGGTGAACCAGTTGCGCGCCAATCTGGCGACCACCGAGCGGCTGATCGCCCAGGCCAGGGGCTTGGCCTACGACGTGACGAATCTGGATCGGGAGTTCGCGCGCCTGTATCCCGAGCAGTACGCCGCCACCGTCAGCGGCGACCAGATGTACCGCGACGCGCAGGAGCGTTGGCGGAACACGCTCAACGGCTTGCAGACCACCATGCAGATGCAGGCGCAGGTGTCGCAGAACCTGGGCGAAGACGAAAGCGTGCTGGCCGATCTTGTGGGCAAGAGCCAGTCGGCCGAAGGTGCGTTGCAGGCGATGCAGGCCATGAATCAATTGCTGGCCTTGCAGGCCAAGCAGTCGATCCAGTCGCAGCGACTCCAGATCACGCAAGACCGGGCGGCATCGCTGGAGCTGGCGCGGCAGGCGGCAGCCACGGAGCGCGCCCGCGAGGTGCGGCGGCGCTTCCTCGGCGACGGCACGCCGTACACGCCGCAGTCCGTGAACTTCTACGGCAACTGA